GTTGCAACTGCATGCATTGCATTGCAGATCAATGCAAAAATCACATTTGTGGTTATTAACCTTTCACCTAAACTTTGACTTTTAACTATGGCTATCACCTTAGGGGATAAAGACCAACAATATAACTTCTTATTTAAATATGCTTAGATAAATGCACAGTTAAGAAAACAACTCTAGGAAGATACTTAAATCCATCCTAATTTTCTGAGCTTATAAAATATACACAGATACAAAGGGGAGTGAGTGGGGATGAATATTATAACTGATTGACAAATCATTAACTAGTAACCACAGTAAATTTGCAAGTATTTAATAGACCATTGAGAACAGTGTTAGATTTATAGCTGTAACTAAGTAACTTAATCGAGTGCATAAACTGTAACTGATATTCATAGTTTCATTTATATAGGATAATGATTTGTGCTGCTTATGCCAGATTAAAATCAGAGAAAACCCAACACCTAACAAAAGTCAATTGAAGAAAGGAGAAACTTTCGTGACCATAAAAAGGTTTGTTCTCGTAGTTCCAACGATCAGGTGAACGGTGATCATTATAATTCATTACAATCAAACTTAATCCGACTACTCAATGAACTTTATTttcacaaaataataatcataatacTAATAGTAGCAATAGAAATATGCACGTCGATTCCTTACCGTAGATAGCGGAAGTTGAAGAGTGTAGATGACATTATACGAAGAGGCAAAGAAGACACGGTTGCACTCGACGTCGAAGGCGGACAGCAGAATCGACTCTCCCTCGAACTGCAACTCGAGATCCAGCGAGAGCTTCGACGAAACCTTTAAATTCTTCATTATTTTCACTGTGGCGGTCCAAATGCGGAATCTGAAGCAATCTCGTAGCGAAGGACGAAAACGCGGTGTTCACTCCAGTTCTTTGCACGCCGCGGCAGCGAAATAGGGTTCTTTGCACCCCCCACACGAGCGATGAAGAGCCGGCGCCGCTTCTGCCACTCACGGGAAGGTCGGAGCCTCCGCCGGTGCTCGCCGCTCAAGGAAGGAGGGAGTTGGGCACACGGAAAAAGGGAGGCGAAGGAACCGGCGGCTCGAGtgggagagagagaaagagagagggttCACAGTGTTGAATGAAAAGGGTTTAGAATCGTCTAATGAACCGCACCGGTTCAACGCTGGTTCGCTCCTAAAAACCCAATTTAATTCCAAAACAATTCCGTTTCCGTTctgagtatttttttaaaaaatatttccttttgtttTATCTCTGAtttaaagataataaaaaaaatgaatatctTCTATAGCGAGTTTACTAAAATCGTGACCACTTATCATTCGAATGGTCACACAACATTGTCGCTTTTTCTTCTTACCTGCCGAAAGACTTGCTCTCTCCCTTCTTCGCCAATCGCCATCACCTATTAATTCCTCTCTTCCTTTACTCTCagctatttaattttctcactcgAATCAGATCTCTCATTTACTTTTCTCTTTTCTCCGGAGCAATGGATGAAGAATACGACGTGATCGTACTTGGCACCGGCCTCAAGGAATGCATTCTAAGTGGTCTCCTCTCCGTCGAGGGCCTCAAGGTCCTTCACATGGATAGAAATGACTATTACGGTGGAGAATCAACATCACTTAGTCTCAATCAGGTCGATTCGAATTTTCCAATGAGTTTGGATAATTTCATTAGATTttgtattatttattattttaagaaaaaaaaaatagatttggaAGAGATTCAGAGGTGATGGTAGCCCTCCAGAGGCCTTGGGTTCGAGCAAGGAGTACAATGTGGACATGATACCCAaggttttttgttttattttttgatattgaTAATAATCATTTTAGAATTAGTTCTCtaacttattttaattaattaatttctcaGTTCATGATGGCAAACGGTGGCCTTGTCCGGGTCCTCATCCGCACTGGTGTTACCAAATACTTGAATTTCAAAGCAGTGGATGGAAGCTTTGTTTACAACAACCGAAAGGTACGGATGATGACTAACTAATTCTCTCTTTTTATGATTTGATTTTTAAGTGATCATGAACCCTCAATTAACATCATTTATCTTGTTTGTTAATTGCATGGCTTCACCAGATATATAAAGTGCCAGCCACTGATGTTGAAGCTCTGAAATCAACTCTAATGGGGCTCTTCGAGAAGCGCCGCGCACGCAAGTTGTTCATCTACGTGCAAGATTACGAGGAGGACGATCCCAAGTCCCACGAAGGGCTTGACCTGACGACAGTCACCACTAGAGAAGTCATTTCGTAGGATCCAAACATTGCATTGTTCTTTCCTTGTTTATTTCGTGTGTTCAAATTgttctttttgtttgtttttgttggaTTAGCAAATATGGTTTGGACGATAACACAGTCGATTTCATTGGGCATGCATTGGCACTTCACTCAGATGATAGCTACTTGGATGAGCCTGCAATTCACACCGTAAAGAGAATGAAGGTAATTAATTAAGACCAAACTTCActtaatcttcttcttctttttcatgaTTAGTTCATGGATTTGCTGATGAAATTGTATTCAGCTATATGCTGAATCGCTGGCCCGGTTTCAAGGAGGATCTCCTTATATTTATCCTCTCTACGGGCTCGGAGAGCTTCCTCAGGTTTTACTTtaatttcttctccatttttcAGTTCAATTATCGTTGTATTGTACATAATTAAGTTCATTAATTTGCAGGGTTTTGCTCGACTAAGTGCTGTTTATGGTGGCACGTACATGCTCAACAAGCCTCAATGCAAGGTAGTGATAATTAACTTAATCCTccctaagttttaattaagtctaaAGAGAATTAAATAGGCATTGTTTGTTCAATAAAAGGTAGAGTTTGATGAAGATGGAAAAGCCATTGGTGTGACATCTGAAGGTGAAACTGCTAAATGTAAAAAAATAGTCTGTGATCCTTCTTACTTGCCTGATAAGGTATCATACAATTTCTTAATAACAttatatctattttttaaaaatgaagaattaatatCCTACTTAATTGGAATTTTAACAGGTGAAGAAGGTTGGAAGAGTGGCCAGAGCAATCTGCATAATGAGCCATCCAATTCCAGACACCAACAACTCACACTCAGTGCAGCTTATTCTACCTCAAAAACAATTAGGCAAGAAATCTGACATGTAGGTTTTTCTTCAACTAtgtaaaatccttttaaatatctttttttaaaaaagcttTATGAATCTTAATCAATgccttttgttgttgttgttgttgttgttgctgcaggTATTTGTTTTGCTGTTCTTATGCTCACAATGTTGCTCCAAAAGGGAAGTACATAGCCTTTGTCTCCACTGAAGCTGAGACGGATGAGCCTGAGACAGAGCTCAAGCCTGGCATTGATCTCCTTGGGCCAGTAGATGAAACCTTCTTTGATATCTATGACAGATATGAACCTATCAACAACCATGAAGAGGACAATTGCTTCGTCTCCACTGTAATAATTCACatgatttccttttttttttttttgcattttttcAAGAAAATTTTCTGCAAGAAAACAGGGGGAAATGTTTCTGATATTTATTGCAGAGTTATGATGCAACAACACACTTCGAGTCCACAGTCCAAAACGTGATCTCCATGTACAAGAAGATCACTGGAAAGGTATACTGAATTATTTAGCATTtatcttctttttctttatataatATGCATTTTGGCtgaatttttattttgttgttgACAGGATCTTGATCTGTCAGTTGATCTCAGTGCTGCCAGTGCTACAGCCAGTGAGGATGCTTAGTTGTCTTAAGTTTGTTTACCGAATAAGAAATTTTGTAGACTGATGAAGTTTCTTTCAGGTTGTGATGATTAATTCTCAGCCTATATGTCAGTCTTTTTTTTATTGTGCATTTGGAATATTTTAAAGAGACGTAATTGTACCGATTTGGCCGTTCAAGCACGTGGCTTTAGCATTAATTATTTTatggaattaattatatttttttttggtcataattaaaatttataaataatgtttattaataaaatttatatttaatttataaaataaatataaaaaaaattaaactgagGGCTTGCAGTCCACAGATTTATATAGACACGTTGGTATCTCCGCTAAttgagaattttttaattttcaatatatcatatcacaacAGTAATGATCAAATCTTATCCTATTAACTGGGATCGATTATATAGATCTTTTTATgtcattaaattttattttttattatataattatttatatttaaataaattttattttattttattattactaaccaagttttttttaacCTTTTTCTTCATCATCTAACCGGATCATTTATTAATTGTCTAAGTACATATCCATACTATTTTAAATGTGTCTTTCGaaattttttctcaatagatttaactccaactttctctttaatactctcatttcttattatgtctatcctcatatgtccacacatTTATCTTAATATCCTCTTCTCTAGCTAAACATGTGTTTATATAGACTTTAGACCCTAAgactaagaaagaaaagaaatcctgATATATGGATCTCAATTTCAAtcttatagaaaaagaaaagagatctttccaaaaaagaaaatctcttgacaaaaattaaaattaacttaacagATGCTGATAAGACAAATTAGGACACATAAATACTAGAAATACTAAAATTACcctaaataccataaaaatagaaatgacaaaaaaaatagtaataaaatcttcAGAGGCTCGGACGAGAGCCTAAACGTTACTTTTTTGGGTCCGAAACTTAGTAGTTACGAGTTCCCTTATAATATATGTAGATCTCTGAATTCTACATGTGTGGTCGCTAACAAAACTTAATTCTGAgttccgagtcaaaagttatgacactTTAAAGTTCAAGGGGTCATGTTGGGTTAGTCCTGCATCACAATCTCtcaatcattttgtaaaaataatcctaaatacttaaagttCTCaattccaaataactcatcattttctattttaataattgtctcattacgtctaatattgttaaacttaaatttcatatattttgtctttattaTATTAAACCTAAAATCTTTCACTTCTAGTGTTTCTCGCCAAAAttctagtttagtatttactctttcacgtgtctcatctactaaaataatatcatttataaACAACATATACCAAGGTACTTTGTCTTTCTTGAATATGTCTAGTGAGTTCATCCacaattagtgtaaaaagatttgGAATTAGAGTTCATCCTTGATGTAAttctatctttattagaaatgcttcagttaaTTCGTTTGAAGTCCTTATACatatcattaattaatttaatatatgttacactaacatctctcttttttagaattctctatataatttcttttagaactctatcataaactttttctaaaTCAATGAATGCTATGTATAGATTTTATTTTTGCTCctgatacttttcaattagttgtctgagaatatgtataacttctattgtcaacCTCCATTATTCTTTTCCAAAATTGCATGATATGAATCATTAGTTTAATAGCCCTATAGTTTATACAATTTTATAcatcttccttttttttatatAAGAAAACTAAAGTACTTACCTGTTATTGAttaggtatttttttatttttaatatcatgttaattttataagttattcaataccttacactacaaaaaaaaaaaatctgtattAACGACGGGTATTTCTGTCACTATTCGGTCGGTATTTGGGTTTAGCAAAGGAATTACAACAAACATATGGTAATCGAAATAGATTGGGTCGTAGATGGATTTATTGACAGAATTTACTTTCCGTCTCTATCTAGTGACGAAATAAATTTCCATAGATAAATTTATCGACAGAATTGTGTTGTCGTTAGTAAATTTAGCTACGGAATTAGTGTTCTGTCGAAAAATACCGATGGAAGTTATGATTTCATCCGTAATTAGTGAACAAAAACATGTTTCCATAATGTTATTTATCGACAGAATCCTGAATTCCATTGGTAATCACCAACAGAATTTTGAATTTCGTTGGTGACTAACGTAAATTTACATTGTTCCTATTACGATAATTACCGACGAAAAAATAAATTACATCGGTAAATACCAATGGAACTTTTAATTTCGTCGCTAAATTGCAAAAATTTTAATAGATTCTACTTTAAATTTGCAATTACCTTGGTTACATTTTTCATATCAATACAAATTATCACAAACCATGTTTACATTATATTCCATTATACACAAACATTTACAATTCATAAACAAGCAACTAATTCATTAAACTATACATTCACAGACTCATTGCAATCCATACACAAGCAATCAAATTTACTATTCAAATCCATACAAACTAACACAATAAACTATTCAATAACGATACACAAATTTAAAAACATACAAACTATGTCCATAATCTACTACAAAGACCGCTAAATAGAATTCTATAAGATAGTACTATCAAATCctatagaaaataaaatatgatAGATTATTATCAGAATCACATAAGACAAATTGATTCAAAAATTAATAATGAGAAAATACAGTAAAAATATGAATGTGTaactaattttaaaagtaaaaaaaaaatatttgaataataTTTTGGATTTCTGATGGTAGTGATATTAGATCGATGATTTGTCTTGAGGAAATGTAATATAATTAgagataataatattataatatcaaaactgaataaatatattttgtatgtttTATGAGTGTTAAAAAAACTATAGTTGAGCATACCTCATAAAGATGTTACTCAGCAGGGTCTTGTGGGTCTTGAGTCTCTTGTAACTCAAAACGATGCTGTGATTGGATAAATTGAGCAATGACTACTCGTATCTCAGCCAAGACACCTATTGGTGCAGGGTATACcaaaatcaaacctgagttttgatgttgtcaatgATTCAAGTTAATTCttattgtgatctaataagttaaATATGTATGAGCTTACTCAATTaggaagtcttagcagatcgtggaagtcaggcaggaagtccaagtgggtcaagaggacCTGACGCTTAGCAAGGAAGCTTGATAGGTCTAGAGGATCTGGTATCGAGAGGAAGCCCTGGTGAGCCAATCCGATGCTAAGTGGTAAAGTCCAAATAGCTctagaggaccaatgtttggcaggtaggttgaggtaagcaaatgGAGAGAAGCGACGGTGAGGTCGTGTTCCAGAAAGGAACAATCTTAGGTCGCTGATCTAATTAAAGAAAtagggaaggtttccaagttgagatcaagacagttttgTTGGAACCTTTGTGCCCGctatagggggtgaatagcatttcgtCGCGCTTGTCAGTTGCTTTgtcttgatgatgtgcagcggaaataaacacaagacacacacaacgctaacaactaagatttacttggtatccacctcaagaagaggtgactaatccaaggatccacacacgacgctatctccactatgaaaaccctccttctcggtcgcagtcgaaggcggagaagccttgtacaaactctctcACACACAagcaactcacacaagaagaagaaatacaaatacaaatagaaacactctcttcttgcttacttgttgattattgttgcctcttgaatcttggaaatgcaccccaagagccttcaagaactggcggagaagctCGAAGAAAATCGTCGGTGAATCGCACACAAATCGCAGGAAAAAGCTCGCAAAGAACTAgtgaagaaaacgctccgcccggGCTATAtgcagtgctcccaatcgattgaattcatccccaatcgattgtcacgtcataTCCGGACAATCCcagtcgtccatcacctgcatcctgcgcaacggtcaaatcccaatagatcgaccgatcgattgggaacatctggatcgatcggtggatcgatctagaagcattctgtgcttctcgTGATCGCGCGAGAACAcccatgcccaatcgatcgaccaatcaattggcagctcccaatcgatcgctcgatcgattggaaaagGCTCTGTGCTCACGAAATatggtctcaatcgatcgaccaattgattgggtcattcctgttggtgcgggaagcatctgacgatcgaacccgagttttgataatgacaaaggattcaaagttaaggtgctttgtgatctgacagcttttgctgagtgtttcaggaaagtcctagctgcggttaggcaagggaaaaccctagggggcggtaatcctaggtcatagggggtggtaaccctatgcggaaagtcttggcaggtcaatggcttcaggcaaaagtcctagggggtggtaaccctaggtggaaagtcctggtgtcgcgaaccaggtgaaagactggactagtcgggaagcggatgtccagcaggaagtccggaagcgtcgagtgctaagcaaaagtccagtcaatctggaggatcgactggcaaaaggtaaatctcctgagtggagtaggtgaggacgcgttccccgtagagggaacagtaggcgtcgggtcgacctagggtttccggttggaaatccgaagtcagttcgaagactgtcagctctttttttaGTATGGAATATCAGTTTCTAacgttgtcttgcagggtatgcaattgctcggactaaccttgttttgcaggagaaggagctgctggaaaaaggtggtccgggcgcccgggatggatccgggcgcccggaacaggtccgggcgcccgggaccaaactttatccctgccgcgacttcgccacgtggagcatcctggttggtttgccacgtcacactccaagcggccggaagggatccaggcgcccgaaataTCATATATAAAGAGGGTCAAGGGAGCAGCTAAAGAACAACGaatacaacaatcttctaagcaatctccctgcgacaagctgctaacgactcgatccagaaagtgctgcaacgacaccccgacaacccggagctttagatttagtcttttgttgtcggtataatctgtttactactttgaattgtacttagtctgtaatatctttatcgtgcttatagttgttgcccacgaaaagcgatcaaggatcgcgggccttcgagtaggagtcgccttaggctccgaacgaagtaaatctccttgtctctctgtgtttattatttttttattccgctgcgtttttactcgtttgttttacgaatcgaaagaaatagccacgcacgctattcacccccccccctctagcgtgatctcgatccaacaattggtatcagagcggggttgttttgaattggtgcaaccacctttcaaaacaaattttttgtggtattttatatttttcggagtcaattagaatctagccttatagctttattctaattcttttatcgaatcgacttttgctcgaagttggtacaacaccactcgagctcgttatta
This genomic stretch from Zingiber officinale cultivar Zhangliang chromosome 7A, Zo_v1.1, whole genome shotgun sequence harbors:
- the LOC121999987 gene encoding guanosine nucleotide diphosphate dissociation inhibitor At5g09550-like, yielding MDEEYDVIVLGTGLKECILSGLLSVEGLKVLHMDRNDYYGGESTSLSLNQIWKRFRGDGSPPEALGSSKEYNVDMIPKFMMANGGLVRVLIRTGVTKYLNFKAVDGSFVYNNRKIYKVPATDVEALKSTLMGLFEKRRARKLFIYVQDYEEDDPKSHEGLDLTTVTTREVISKYGLDDNTVDFIGHALALHSDDSYLDEPAIHTVKRMKLYAESLARFQGGSPYIYPLYGLGELPQGFARLSAVYGGTYMLNKPQCKVEFDEDGKAIGVTSEGETAKCKKIVCDPSYLPDKVKKVGRVARAICIMSHPIPDTNNSHSVQLILPQKQLGKKSDMYLFCCSYAHNVAPKGKYIAFVSTEAETDEPETELKPGIDLLGPVDETFFDIYDRYEPINNHEEDNCFVSTSYDATTHFESTVQNVISMYKKITGKDLDLSVDLSAASATASEDA